The sequence GACCGAGAGGTCGGACCCGAAACCTATGCTACGGTTACCGCACCCGTGGACGAAGCACACGACGACGTCTATATCCTCCATCCTCGTGCCGATGCCGGCGGTCTTTGCCGCGTAGGTCTGATCAATGATCGCCTCGGCCTGGGTCTGTACTGGTCCTTTCCCAAGGCGGAGATCCCTATCGTCACCCACTGGCAACACTTCCACCGAGGTACCTACGTCACCGGCATCGAACCGGGCAATGTCAGCATGCTCGGCCGGGCCTGGAACCGCAAGAACGGCTTCCTGCAGCATATCGAGCCCGACGAAGTGCGCGACTTTCACCTAGAGATAGGCGTGCTGGAAGGTGCGGAGGAAATTGCGGCTTTCGAGGCGAAGGTGGGGGCGTGAGGGGATTCTGAAGTAGGTTACTAACAAATTCCTGTATCGACTCCTGTATTTACTTATTGTAGATTCGAGTCGTTAATTAGTTCTCTGGTTTCA comes from Gemmatimonadota bacterium and encodes:
- a CDS encoding DUF4432 family protein, with protein sequence DREVGPETYATVTAPVDEAHDDVYILHPRADAGGLCRVGLINDRLGLGLYWSFPKAEIPIVTHWQHFHRGTYVTGIEPGNVSMLGRAWNRKNGFLQHIEPDEVRDFHLEIGVLEGAEEIAAFEAKVGA